From the genome of Pseudoliparis swirei isolate HS2019 ecotype Mariana Trench chromosome 1, NWPU_hadal_v1, whole genome shotgun sequence:
TTTACTGCGCCTTGGTGATGCTGAAAACGTGCCCAGTTTCCACTCACTCTTGGATAATGTGCTGTCCAACCAAAAGATACGAGTGGGCGAACACCGCGCCATGACTCACTGTCAAATTCATATTGTGGCCATGGCAGTATTCTTACCTTTTGCTCAAAATAGTTCCCATTCTATGGTGTGAAGCCAAGACAGTGATAAAACGGTTGGCTCTCTTTGCCAAACAACATTTTCGGGATGGCAAACGTTCTTCCCCGAAAAGCAAGCGGCTCTAAATAAAGCCACAggcttgttctttttttttggtgtcacTCATGTCCACggaaaagaagggggggggggtaacagaTCAGTAAGCGAGACTCTCCTTACACCAACCCATTATGTTGAAGACGTGAAggtaaattaataataatgataatctgTTGAATGCCATGGCTCCGGTTGCAAGATTTCCATTTGCAATTAGAAGCGAGGACAGGAACCCCAGAGTCAGTTAATTagccaccccccacccccactcaTCAACACGCAAGCGCGCGCACACTGTGTAGCCATATCCACACTAAAGGGAGACACTTGTACACACCATTGTATTAATTGACGTATAGGGCACTTGGGCAAGTGGGGGTTCTGATGAGGTCTGAGGTGGGAAACTCAGAAGGACAGTCAGAAAAAGAACACCCatacttcaccccccccccccccccacacacacacacatactgtataataATGATCAGCCTCCTGCTTGACCACCTAACAAAGCATTAGGTTTATTCTGTATACCTGTAAAATTCATGATTGAATAGTGTGTGACCCAATATGTTAAATGTACTCATCCCCAGAGATCATTAAATCCACCCTCATTCCCTCTGAAAACACCTAAACGCAGCAACAGAGTCAAGGAAAGAGGGGGGTCTCACTGGCAATTCCAAAGGAACCGCTTTCACCAAAACAGCCACCCAACCAGTCACTCTCCTCTATTAATAACTTTAGGCGCTATGGCACAGCAACATCGCGGCAAGGCTAATTCTAAATGCACCTTTAGGTTGAGCGCGTGtgctgatgctgatgctgaTTTGCATTCAGTCGGGCATCGTGGAGGGTGGAGTGGGATAAGCCTGCTGCATTTTGCGTGTCTTCAGCGTTACAAATGGGGACTTACCCTTTACTGAGGCGGCCAGTAGCCCCATGTATAAGAACAGCACGCGGCTCCAATGGTGCACCTGCACTCCCGCCTTCATTAGAGAAAAAATCCGTATTCCGTCCGCCTTTCCTAAATGCGCAAGTCCCGTTGCTCCGTCCCGATTTGAAGCGGCGGTCATGGCagtgctttttcttcttctctggtccGGCAGGCACGATACTTCTCAGATGGTCAAAAAAGGGAGATTCACTCGGTGTCGGCGCTGAGAAAAATCCCAATGCATGGAGGAGGCTTGGATCTCGCAGCTGGACTGAACCATGTCATGCGGGGACCGAGGGGTTCAGAGTCAGTCTGAGGGGATATAATTCACAcctaaagagagagaaaggaagaaaggccAACCCAGGGGGAGACGTGATTCAAGTGGTCACTGATCTATCCGGCAggcataaaaaattaaaaaaatcactAAGATCCGCTCGTCTGCTCCACATATGAAATAGATATTACCAGACACACGGAAACAAAACAGGAGATCCCTCCTTCAGGTCGTCCCGCCGCACTTATTTGTCCTTCTCTTTGTTTTATCTCCCTTCAACAGCATTTGGGGTGCCGGTAATCCACAATTAAACTCGTCATTAGACCGGGATTCAAATGAGCCAACGCTGAAAGATGGAGAGCCACACAAGTTATCCGGATCcaagacgcacacaaacaatCTCCTCGTTCTAGAAGTTCTCAACCAACGTAGTCAGATCTGActggatggagagaaagaaTCAGAATGTATTCTCAGTATCGCAGCGTCGTTTCGGGTCTGTGCGACGCCAGGAATCAGACTGCAGACCTGCTCCCTCTCCgcgcgtgtctctctctctctcgcgctctctctcgcgctctctctcgcgctctctcgctctctccaatTCTTTCACAAGTTAAGTATCCAATTGCCGACTTTTTAAACCAAATGTATCTTTTTATACGGAAAATATTCCTCCACGATAATTAAAAACGatagaataatataataataataataaaatagtaCGCATTAAATCCAGCGTGTACTAATTTATTAAGGTGAAATATAAGGGTCCACAACAAGGAcactgttacattacattacattacatgtcatttagcagacgctaaatgacatgtgtcATTGACACTGTCTCTTTCCATTACTGTAAGACCAATCATGGGACTGCAGTTTAACATATATGTCCACTTCCTGCTCACTAGACGTGAAATTGATGCTTAACAGGCTGGAACTGTGGACCGTAACTTTGAATGTCATTTCTACTTTTGCATATGACCGGTATAAATAGTTTTCCGAAATGCACTGCGTGTGGGAAACAGTCGGGATAATGACATGGGCTTTGGCCTTCCACCCTAAGATGGGATCATAAATAGTCTTCCAgcaaaatgacatttttgttttttactttgctAACCCATGTCTGCTCCTGCACCTCATGGTCAGGTTGTTCATATAATCACGTGAGGGATTGGTAACACATAGGAAAGATGTGCCATTGTTAACGTTGTAACGGTGTAATTCTTCATTCCATTGGTATACTTGTGCGCATGCTCTGTCTGTGTTATCGTCAACTTGAAGGAACACATGCAATGGTAATTCCTCAGCTTGTTACATTTTCACaatgaaaacaaattaaattgaaTCAAGGAAGTCATGAGCCGAAAACAGATAAAGgtcgccttcaaaataaaacaattaggtAATCAATTTAAGGAGACCTAAATTAAATAATCAACTAGCATGACGCATGAACATACCAAGTAACTGTTATAAAGTCCTTTATAAGACACTTTACAACTGATCATGAATACATTTGCCAATGGGCTCAATCACTGGAATTATGTgagttattaattatattataaatgtatttatttaattcaatgtaTCATAAACTATTTGGATGAATATTACAGGCTATGGTTTTGAGAATTGTGATGTCTGAAAGTCTGAGAGTTGCTTAATTAACTTTGACTTTATTGCTGCCTCTGTTAGCCAATAAGCtatcacatttaaaatccttTACTAGTTGCACATTTTTATTCGTAAAATAAATTCATTAGTAGAAATACCTTTCCAGGATTATCCTCTGCCCTCTATGACACACAATTAATCCAGCGCTACAAATAGAGTACATTACATTCGCCCCATGAgatatttttactttttcttaaaggatctgaatacttcttccaccacaaGTACATGATATAAATAGGTGAGTTTGTTCAGAAGCAATTTGTTGTTCAATACAAGTGATTTAATGAAACACATAACCTGTCTATTAACTATAAAGTGTATTGACATGCATTTGTAGACACATCATGGTCATATAGAACCAGTAGATTACCGTATAGGTTTTTCTCCCAAAGTTATTGCACAGATCCATTTTGCTTTTCATGTATAACTGTGTAGCCTAAACTTAATCAATTACAGGTTATTTAATAAGGAAGCAGCAATAATAATGATTAGTACTATTTAATAGATGACAAGTCTGACATTTAGAGTGAAAGTATGCtatatatttcattattattgatAATATGTATTGTAAGACAAAATCCTGCAGTGAGCAGAAACATGCACACCCTGTTGGAAACTGTCGTATTGAAGTTGGCAGTGTCTAGTTGGGTATGCATGAAAATGATTCATATGCGGTGAAAAGTAATGATGATGAAGCACTCTGTACACAGCCAAGAGGATTATCCTGCAAAAACGATTTTtacttattcattcattttgttttatgtaGAATAGGTTAAACTGAATACACTTGAAGGATTTTTACATAAAATAGTGCGTCATTGTCATAAGAGCAAGCAATAAAGTAAAAGTTCAAGATAAGTCAACTCCCTTCAGTCAGACTCTTCACAAGGCTCAACGCAATAGCCTGTAGCACACACCCAAATTAGTTTGAGATGGCCCTATTTCAATAAAAcaatacataataaaataaGTCATTATAGACAATTCAGTGTTTGGGcagtttattcacattaaattgTGGCAACGTGGCAACAAATATGAGTCATATATTATCTTAATTtgtttacaatgtttgtttgtttctttaattttgttttccatAAACTGATCACTTGATACACCACGTTGAAAACGCGCAACCTTTACTTTGAAGGCCATCTGTCTCAGTTTCCGGACCTTGACTTCCTCGCCTCaatttttaaagtgtttaagTTGTTTACTGCAGTTTTAGTTCGCACAattgtgtttaagtgtttaagCCGCCTCCGCTATCAGAGAACGAAGTCACACGTGCCAGAAAACATTTGTAGACCAATGATATTTGGCAATACCCAACAACTGACATCCGGAATGTCtttgaatataataatacaattccAACTGGCTGCTATGACAACCTCATGTTTCTTGTGAAAAAGCTGgtttaaatgttgttgttgttattattaacaACTGGACGCCGTTCAACAGTGACAAAATGATGCCAGGAATAAATCCCCGCGTGACAGCAACTCCGAAACACTTCGCGTGCGCACTGGCACCGTTTCCGCGCTCCACCTGGATTCACCCACTTGTTCCGCATGACAACTTCGACCGTGTCTGCAAAAACATCTGGAGAAGAGCAAACCTAGCAGAGCAGAGGGATAGGGCCCATAGGGCACCGGACAACACACCAAGTCACCGGTAAGACTCGGCACACGCACGCGCTCACCGGGACCCGCAGCGGTCTGTGTTCGACCTTAATCCTCCCTCATACGCTCCCGGCGTGTTATCGTGGTCCGGACACTTTTCAGCTAATATTCATAAGACTCctcttaaaatataataaatattgataCAAATGATCGTGTAACGTGTTCAGCTGATTTAATGGTGTTAACCTCAACTTAACTTCTTACCTTTGGAGTTAAATACGGTTTTAATTAGCGTTGCCTTGACTTGAGTCGGTAAAAGGGACACTAAGGCCGGTGAATTAGCCTTCGATCCTCGGTGTAAACACGGAGCGCTGCTGCTTTTTAGCAGATAATAACTTGTTCCAGGGTCACAATTACCATCAACGCTGTCAACACATCCGAGAGCGCAGTTCAGTCATTCACAGTAAGATCTCATGCTTCAACAACTCCAAACTCTGCAATAAAAGCTCCCTCATTTCCATTCGAGTGTTTATTATCACCTGCTGGATGTTTTGATGAACTCTTCTCGTGTCCATCGCTTCCCAAACACCAGTGGATGTCATTTAACAATGATCCACACGTCTTGCAGGCTAATGCAGCTGCAATATGTTGTTCTTAATGTTTGCCATCAACCTTATTTTCATTTCTATGAATGTGAGACGACTAAATACATCTGATTATGGAGTTAAACCAGTCATATGATTGGATAGTCTTATTAATCGTCATGGTGCTACTTTTTATTAATAATCCTTTATTAAGAGTTTGTTAGTAGTATTccatgtatttaattattatttactgTTGCTTTGTAgatctaaaaaataatatatacagtatatatgaacATTAGAGGTCATCCTCAAGTCGTGACCCACAGGCTGTTTTGCTGTCAGCCATGCCTACAgtatatggggtcagatcagtctcaataattgcaaatgcacacagagagactcacaaatgcaaacacgaaGATTCACAATGCgcaaattgaatatatttgtgaattgttctctGCGCATTGTGAATCTTTGAgtttgcatttgcaattatattGAGACTGATTTGACCCCTTATGCCTACTTGCCATGATTGTGTAAATTGAATAGGCCTATGGAAAATGGTCGGAGTTCTAACCCTGATCTCCATATTGGAGCGTAGTGCTGCTGCGCTATCACGGACCCACTGCATAATGTTAATGTACACCATCTGCTCACCGGTCGGCCGGGGCTCCCGTGACATCTCCGTTATCATAAGCGTCCACGGTCCCGCCGGACCGTCTGTTCCGCATCGCAGCTCGGCGGTGGACAGGATGGTGACTCAAGAGTAGCCTCATTAAAGTGTCATGGTTTGAAGCGAGTGCGAGCGTGCaaactcacacgcacacacacagaatcataGTATTAGTTCTTAAAGATTGATGAGGGGAAAGCAGGACACTACCAGTGCCTCAAATGTAAGCTCTGTTGAGCATGTACATGGGACACATTATCTTCACTTTATACTACAAGATGACGATCAGATTCTAAAATAACCTGGGTATAAATACCCTGGAGATGTGAAATGACTTCTCCTTGATGAAAAGACTGCATGAGCAAGTTAAgctcgtggtggtggtgatagtCTGCTACGTATTAAAGATGTGTCTCTGTTTAGGGCCGAGGAGCAGCAGAACGAGGCACGCGATTTGGCTCTGCGCTCACGACGTGAGGACGACGAGCGCCAACACCACGAAGCCGTCCCCCTTCCTTGCCCTCGTCTCTCAGGCCACATACGTCCCCATGTTGCAAAGCCTGCACAGGAACTGAACCCTGTGAGGAAGGAAGAGATGAAACAAAATGAGGAGGGAAAAGAAAATGTGGTGAGCATGATGACTTTGTGGGCAAAAGCTCAGACTCTAGAACAAATATGATGATTATTTccgattaaaaaaagacatgttATCAATCAATATTCTTGTTATCAACAATTCACTCACATCTGAAGGAAGATGCCGGAGACGGACAAAGCAGTGTGGCAAATTACATCGAGAGGATTTGGCTCCCCCGGTCCAGCAGCACAGTGGACAAACAGAGCTCTGCTCCGGAAAATCAACCTTCGGGGATGAATTCCATCTGCTCTGCCGCCGAGGACCACACCCTGCCCCCGGGGGATGAGGAAGATCCTCAGCTTGCTCTGTTGAAAAATGAAGATGTGAAGAATGCAAGTCGCAGTTGTGACAGCCATTCTAGCGATGACGACAACGATTATGACACTGGACCTGGGGCGAGAAGTTGTGGCACTGATGACAGGGATGGTGACTCAGAGAGGGGAAACAGTGactgtgatgaagaggagaaaaagattCCATACTCCTTTCATGAGTTATGGTATGACAGAGAGCAGGATTCCCCATCTTCTTGCACAGAGAAGGACTTTCCACCACTATCTACCATAAAGTCTGTCATTGTACCATGTCCCACTGAGCTTCCAGCCTCGGGGAAGATACATAGCCAGTGGGAGATTCCGCTTTTATTCTGCCCACATCACAGTCCCACTGCCACTTTTGCAAACGGCGGGGCCACCCATGCGCCGGCTCCTGTCCAAGGCAAAGCAGAAGCACCTCGGGCAAACTCTCGAAActacgcagcagcagcagcctcaacGCAGCAGGAAGCTTATGACCTCCTGGCTGATTTCCCGGCTCTGCAGGCCTCAAAGGAACCTCTGGCGTTGGGTGTATTCCATGATGGGAATCCCACGAGCAACGATGCAGAGGGTAAAGTCGGACATACTCGCTCACAAAACCAATGCCAAGAGAGCAGGGCTTACCATCGGAGGAGGACGGGAAATGTGTCCCACAAGGTCCACATCCGTGCAGGAGATCACAAATATGTACTGAACATTCAAACATTTGACCACGGTATATCTTCTTCCATCAGCTGTGAGGAACCGAAGGCCAACAACCAGCCGCCTCCGAGAGGTAATACATCCGTCACGTGTCTCCTCCATAGCCGTGCTCTTCATATGCCTCTACTTCTATCATTTATTATCAATAATCTGGTTATCGTTAATATCGTTTTATGCCATTCTTAACACCCTCTGGAGGAACAAATGCACAAACATCCCTGTCTGAGACTCCATTATTGATATTAATGGCACTGCCATACTCTGCTAATTAAAGGCAGGGGAGAGGCAGCAGCACCTGTCCCAGGCAGAAATGTTGCCTCTCAGAAGTTGCTGAGTGCAAATATTTGCTAAAGTCCAGCTCACAAAGTGTGACCCTTTTCCTTCGCCCTCTTATAAAACGAATATAATTAACCTCTTTTGTTTCTGCCACGGAGCAGGCAGCTTTGCTTACCTACTTTGTTTACTTTTCCGAACTCGAGACCTACTTTGTGAAACGAAGTTGTGTCGATGGGAGAAAAAGAAACGGTCAAATCGGAACAACCGCATGAATCCGGGGGCAGCACACGGTGTCACGTGTAATCCCTGGCAAATCTGCCCGCCCACCcgcaccacccacacacacacagtcacgcaCATACGTACACTCTGTGTGTAGATGTTGACGCACTTTTGTGACTGCATCAGAGTTGCAGGGAAGTACTTCCTCATTCGGATGAGTCGGTGGGAAAATGTTTTCATAATGAGGGGATTATTGTGCAGTGGCAAAGTGAATTACCCGGTGAGCCCTCCGTACTGGATGTTGGTGCAGGAAAGAACATTGGACACAGATATGAATTAAGTCAACAGTAACTCAAGTACACTGTTAATTTTTCATGAGGAGTGTTACGTGTACAGTATATAGATACAGTACACCCTGCTTACTTTGCAGTAGGCTCTTTCCTTTTACTATTGTAACCATTCATGATGAAAACAACCTGAAAATCGGGCACATTTCATTTTTAGATAATACAACACATATAAAATGATATGATTCAGTTATATTCAAACTCCGTTTGAATTCCCCTCTGCTTCTTATTAACAGGTGCACGGCTGCACCTGAAGCCAGCTCTGCTCAATAAATGTGCATATTTGACACATACTGCTGGCTCGCCTCCACCAGTTTGCAGTGTTATAACACAGCCCTGTTGATTTAATGGGACTCTGTTGCTCCCAGAAGGGGGTGCTGCTGAAAATTCCCCTGCAGAGTAAAATCACACTGTTCTATTAAGCCTACCATCTGCATCAGACTTAACATGACACAGGCCAGACAAGACGATGTGCAAGTGAAATGGGTGTAGTGGTAatccttttcccccttttgccGTTGCAGCTACAGATGGCGTGGACGCTAATGGCAGGTCCTGGACTCGCGCTGCCAAGGCGGGCATGAAAAGAGATTGGCAGACCTTATAGCCTTCAGCAGATAGATACCATCAACCGAGTCAAAGGTAAGTTTATACCCTGGCATCTTttggcaatgtgtgtgtgtgtgtgtgcgtgtacgtatGCAGTGTCATTCATGGTGGGCTCATGAAGAATTTATCATGCTCATCACTGGTTGAGCACGTTTGTTTTGCAACCGCAACTGAGGCGATGGCTACGACATGCCATCTTTGCCTTCATGCGCTGCGCTTCgaaggttctgtgtgtgtgtgtgtcttcaaacATCAATATATCATTGTCAAATTAATTGTGAGATAACATTTTGCAACGCAAATGAGGCTGCAGTTGGAATGATTGGTGGTCTCCATCTCACACTAGTGGTATTGTTACTGTTGGTGACATCAATTAATAAGGGCCTTTTATCAAGCTCAACACTGAACACTGACAGATCTCTGGCACAGTTTGGTCCGATATCAGTATGAATGATACAGATAGTGACATTTTAACAAGACAGACATGTAATCTAGTCAGTTATAAAGCATGGCTCGAACAGAAATGTGAAGTTTTACTGTATATTGTCAAATCCTATTTCCCATAAGTCCTCCTGATTTGTACGATGTTGCAATTCCAACATGAGTAAGCATGTTCTTGTTTTAGATTGGAACATCTTGAAACTTTACTTTCAACTTCTTACTGATCAAATTTGATTTGACAGCACAGACATTACACACTACTATTGACTTGCATGTGTACAGTCAGTCTGTGATGTTTCCTTATCAAATTACCAAATCTTACTTGACCATCATCTAAATTAAATGATCCAATCTGTTTCCTCCGAGGAGAAGTCACTTCAGAGCACTGTATGTTCATACGAATCGTCCAAACTGGGAGGGGACCACACAGTGCAGC
Proteins encoded in this window:
- the LOC130196771 gene encoding uncharacterized protein LOC130196771 isoform X3 — protein: MMPGINPRVTATPKHFACALAPFPRSTWIHPLVPHDNFDRVCKNIWRRANLAEQRDRAHRAPDNTPSHRAEEQQNEARDLALRSRREDDERQHHEAVPLPCPRLSGHIRPHVAKPAQELNPVRKEEMKQNEEGKENVEDAGDGQSSVANYIERIWLPRSSSTVDKQSSAPENQPSGMNSICSAAEDHTLPPGDEEDPQLALLKNEDVKNASRSCDSHSSDDDNDYDTGPGARSCGTDDRDGDSERGNSDCDEEEKKIPYSFHELWYDREQDSPSSCTEKDFPPLSTIKSVIVPCPTELPASGKIHSQWEIPLLFCPHHSPTATFANGGATHAPAPVQGKAEAPRANSRNYAAAAASTQQEAYDLLADFPALQASKEPLALGVFHDGNPTSNDAEGKVGHTRSQNQCQESRAYHRRRTGNVSHKL
- the LOC130196771 gene encoding uncharacterized protein LOC130196771 isoform X2, whose protein sequence is MMPGINPRVTATPKHFACALAPFPRSTWIHPLVPHDNFDRVCKNIWRRANLAEQRDRAHRAPDNTPSHRAEEQQNEARDLALRSRREDDERQHHEAVPLPCPRLSGHIRPHVAKPAQELNPVRKEEMKQNEEGKENVEDAGDGQSSVANYIERIWLPRSSSTVDKQSSAPENQPSGMNSICSAAEDHTLPPGDEEDPQLALLKNEDVKNASRSCDSHSSDDDNDYDTGPGARSCGTDDRDGDSERGNSDCDEEEKKIPYSFHELWYDREQDSPSSCTEKDFPPLSTIKSVIVPCPTELPASGKIHSQWEIPLLFCPHHSPTATFANGGATHAPAPVQGKAEAPRANSRNYAAAAASTQQEAYDLLADFPALQASKEPLALGVFHDGNPTSNDAEAVRNRRPTTSRLRELQMAWTLMAGPGLALPRRA
- the LOC130196771 gene encoding uncharacterized protein LOC130196771 isoform X1 codes for the protein MMPGINPRVTATPKHFACALAPFPRSTWIHPLVPHDNFDRVCKNIWRRANLAEQRDRAHRAPDNTPSHRAEEQQNEARDLALRSRREDDERQHHEAVPLPCPRLSGHIRPHVAKPAQELNPVRKEEMKQNEEGKENVEDAGDGQSSVANYIERIWLPRSSSTVDKQSSAPENQPSGMNSICSAAEDHTLPPGDEEDPQLALLKNEDVKNASRSCDSHSSDDDNDYDTGPGARSCGTDDRDGDSERGNSDCDEEEKKIPYSFHELWYDREQDSPSSCTEKDFPPLSTIKSVIVPCPTELPASGKIHSQWEIPLLFCPHHSPTATFANGGATHAPAPVQGKAEAPRANSRNYAAAAASTQQEAYDLLADFPALQASKEPLALGVFHDGNPTSNDAEGKVGHTRSQNQCQESRAYHRRRTGNVSHKVHIRAGDHKYVLNIQTFDHGISSSISCEEPKANNQPPPRATDGVDANGRSWTRAAKAGMKRDWQTL